Proteins from a single region of Undibacterium sp. KW1:
- a CDS encoding M48 family metallopeptidase has product MRTLQKLAIAGLTLVLCGSAIAQGGIFGQILDATRGKTGVAGDLLDKAKPIIENSGIDEPREIEIGNEFAAVLLGAKPLLNDPALQRYVNTLGRWLASQTERPDLPWTFGVLDDVGFNAFATPGGKIFVTKGLLARMRNEAELVGVLSHEIAHVVLKHHVNAMQSKAWTDVFGDVAGSKLKGNFAEVRGMVVNLGKDMLTKGLDKGDEYAADRVGVVIAARAGFDPYGLPAVLQTLQSQNAQDGNFSLLFETHPSPTDRLDNLDKVMRNRFESTNGSQGRSFNDRFKEFSR; this is encoded by the coding sequence ATGCGTACATTACAAAAACTTGCGATTGCCGGACTGACTTTGGTGCTATGCGGTTCTGCAATTGCGCAGGGTGGTATTTTCGGCCAGATTCTCGACGCCACGAGAGGCAAAACGGGTGTTGCAGGTGACTTACTGGATAAAGCCAAGCCTATCATTGAAAATTCAGGGATAGATGAACCAAGAGAAATAGAAATAGGTAATGAATTTGCCGCTGTCTTGTTGGGGGCGAAACCTTTGCTGAATGATCCAGCTTTGCAGCGCTACGTAAATACTCTGGGGCGCTGGTTGGCATCGCAAACCGAGAGACCTGATTTGCCATGGACTTTTGGTGTGCTGGATGATGTGGGCTTCAATGCTTTTGCTACACCAGGTGGCAAGATTTTTGTCACCAAAGGGTTGCTGGCGCGCATGCGTAATGAAGCTGAATTGGTGGGCGTGCTATCGCACGAAATTGCTCACGTCGTATTGAAACATCATGTGAATGCCATGCAGTCAAAAGCATGGACAGATGTTTTCGGTGATGTCGCTGGCAGTAAACTCAAAGGTAATTTTGCAGAAGTTAGAGGTATGGTGGTCAATTTAGGTAAAGATATGTTAACCAAAGGTCTTGATAAGGGGGATGAATATGCCGCCGATCGTGTGGGTGTGGTAATTGCTGCTCGCGCAGGTTTTGACCCCTATGGATTGCCAGCTGTATTGCAAACTTTACAGTCACAAAATGCGCAGGATGGTAATTTCAGTTTGTTGTTTGAAACGCACCCGTCCCCAACTGACCGTCTTGATAATCTGGACAAAGTCATGCGTAACCGCTTTGAATCCACCAATGGTTCTCAGGGGCGTTCGTTTAACGACAGGTTCAAAGAATTCAGCCGTTGA
- a CDS encoding ABC transporter substrate-binding protein, whose amino-acid sequence MLHRFKQFACLVSLSLFALTPAFASTVKPGQDKPLIKLFLQESLDIHGRQLPLDRGLEAILIYFERESGIRFDKLLLPWNRAQLMAQNGEGIIFGISKSPERLKLYHFSTPVVSEKIWAITYGDPRPNFQSMEDLRGKTVSIGRGFSHGMDFEKAKNVVFQVQEDSASSAARFKKLMNRRSDIMLWPVRQLQRSSQVEAYLRDQLIPSFNDPELTGKTFYVSAKPVFYDTTHFAAANGRYEAEMEKLNVVIRKGTANGKLSKLLAKFY is encoded by the coding sequence ATGCTGCACCGCTTCAAACAGTTTGCCTGTCTTGTATCACTCTCTTTATTCGCACTCACGCCTGCGTTTGCCAGCACGGTAAAACCTGGGCAGGACAAGCCCCTCATCAAACTCTTCCTGCAAGAGAGCCTGGACATCCATGGAAGGCAATTGCCACTGGACCGCGGCCTGGAAGCCATACTCATCTATTTTGAACGTGAATCAGGCATCCGTTTTGACAAGCTGTTATTACCCTGGAACCGTGCGCAACTGATGGCGCAAAATGGCGAAGGCATTATCTTTGGTATTTCCAAATCACCAGAACGCCTGAAGCTGTATCACTTTTCCACCCCGGTTGTCAGTGAAAAAATCTGGGCGATTACCTATGGCGACCCTCGCCCCAACTTCCAGTCCATGGAAGACCTGCGTGGCAAAACCGTCAGCATTGGCCGCGGCTTCAGCCACGGCATGGATTTTGAGAAAGCAAAGAATGTCGTCTTCCAGGTGCAGGAAGACTCCGCCTCATCAGCCGCTCGCTTTAAAAAACTCATGAACCGCCGCAGCGACATCATGCTCTGGCCTGTGCGCCAATTGCAGCGGTCCAGCCAGGTAGAAGCCTACCTGCGCGACCAGCTAATCCCCAGCTTCAATGACCCAGAGCTGACAGGCAAGACCTTCTATGTCTCAGCCAAACCCGTGTTTTACGACACCACCCATTTCGCCGCAGCCAATGGCAGATATGAAGCAGAAATGGAAAAATTGAATGTCGTCATACGCAAGGGAACGGCGAATGGGAAACTGTCTAAATTGCTGGCGAAGTTTTACTAG
- a CDS encoding TetR/AcrR family transcriptional regulator, which translates to MSRKSNTEQRRKEIVFALLSVMAEHGYEKATILAIARQAGLAPGLIHYHFKSKGEILLYLVKLLADLSRTRYEVMAAAASTPQDKLLAYINARLAKGEGALPEAVSAWVVIGAEAVRQPEVRAVFQEAIAAELELIQALLTACLHQQKRRIDRVAELAAGLLAFMEGAFQLASAAGDIMPQGYAAVTASAFIENSMAAQASV; encoded by the coding sequence ATGTCCAGAAAATCCAATACCGAGCAGCGCCGCAAGGAGATTGTTTTTGCCCTGCTGTCTGTCATGGCAGAGCACGGTTATGAAAAGGCCACTATCCTTGCCATTGCCAGGCAGGCTGGCCTGGCTCCGGGTTTGATTCATTATCATTTCAAGAGCAAGGGCGAGATTCTGCTTTATCTGGTCAAGTTGCTGGCTGATCTGTCGCGTACCCGCTATGAAGTGATGGCTGCAGCGGCCAGTACGCCACAAGACAAACTGCTGGCCTATATCAATGCCCGTCTGGCCAAAGGCGAGGGTGCCTTACCGGAGGCGGTTTCTGCCTGGGTGGTGATAGGTGCCGAGGCAGTGAGGCAGCCTGAGGTGCGGGCAGTGTTTCAAGAGGCCATTGCTGCCGAACTGGAATTGATACAGGCTTTGTTGACAGCATGTCTGCATCAGCAAAAGAGGCGCATAGATCGCGTTGCTGAGCTGGCCGCTGGTTTGCTGGCGTTCATGGAGGGGGCATTTCAACTCGCCAGTGCTGCCGGGGATATCATGCCGCAGGGCTATGCGGCAGTGACAGCAAGCGCATTCATAGAAAACAGCATGGCGGCACAGGCATCTGTCTAA
- a CDS encoding TetR/AcrR family transcriptional regulator yields MGLRELKKAKTRKMISDLATGLFIERGYDQVTTAEIARLAEVSVPTLFKYFPTKETLVFDEEDEREARLIAAVTDRKAGVSILDSLLEYFSSYMAFDEKKKKEVNAFRNLIYSTPDLYAYAKQVWMRYEKSLAAALQQETKNKLEKAEAEALAHFILDAFHRSKDAENPKASLHTLFNMMENGWKE; encoded by the coding sequence ATGGGACTGAGGGAATTAAAAAAAGCGAAAACCAGGAAAATGATTTCTGACCTGGCCACTGGCTTGTTCATAGAAAGAGGTTACGATCAGGTAACAACGGCAGAAATTGCCCGCCTTGCTGAAGTGTCAGTACCTACCCTGTTCAAATATTTTCCGACCAAAGAAACTCTGGTATTCGACGAAGAAGATGAGCGCGAAGCACGCCTGATTGCTGCCGTTACAGACAGAAAAGCAGGTGTTTCCATACTTGACTCCTTGCTTGAGTATTTCTCAAGCTATATGGCTTTTGATGAAAAGAAAAAGAAAGAAGTCAACGCCTTCAGGAATTTGATCTATTCCACGCCAGATCTATATGCTTACGCAAAGCAGGTCTGGATGCGTTATGAAAAGTCACTCGCTGCGGCGCTACAGCAAGAAACCAAAAACAAGCTCGAAAAAGCTGAGGCTGAAGCCCTCGCCCATTTTATTCTCGATGCATTTCATCGATCAAAAGATGCAGAAAACCCAAAAGCTTCGCTGCACACCTTGTTCAATATGATGGAGAATGGCTGGAAAGAGTAG